The Candidatus Methylacidiphilales bacterium region TTCGAGCCATTGCATCCCCTCATTGGGCTTGAGCACGTCACCCCGGATGGCCTGGTCGATCTGAGATTTCATCATACGGGAGAGCTGGGTCGGTTCGTATTGCACGTCCGCCAGCACCTGGCCGATGGTGTACCCAGGGATGACTTCCTCGATGTAAAAGCCCTCTTCCTCATCCTCATCCAGGAATACATGGACCTCGGTGACCGGGCCGAAGAGGTTGTGCAGGTCGCCCATGACGTCCTGGTAGGCCCCCATGAGGAAGAAGCCGAGGACGTAGGGTTCCCCGTTGAGGGCATGCATGGGGAGGGTTTCGCGGACATCGAGGTCGTCGATGAAGCGGTCGATCTTGCCATCGGAATCGCAGGTGATGTCGACCAGGGTGGCGTTGTGGGCCGGGGCCTCGTTGAGGCGGTGGATGGGGGCGATGGGGAACAACTGGTCCAAGGCCCAGTGGTCGATGAGCGACTGGAAGACGGAGAAATTGCAAAGGAACTGGTCGCCGAGTTGGGTGCGGAGTTCCCTGACTTCCTCGGGGATGGATTTGTTGCCCTCGTAATAGCGGACAATTTTTTCCGCCAGATGCCAGAAGGCGGTTTCGATCTTGGCCTTGGTTTCCAGGTCCATCAGGCCGAGTTCGAAGCGCGACAGGGTCTCCTCCTTGATTTGGAGGGCCTGGTGGAGGCTTTCGCTGCGGTTGCGCTTGTTGAGTTTCTCAATGAGGTCGGAAAGCTCGCGCACCATCTTGTGATCGTCCGCGGCGGCGGGCACCGGCGAACCTTTGGTTTTTTCGATGGCCCCGAAGACCTCGACCAGCAGGACCGAATGGTGGGCCACGACGGCCCGGCCCCCTTCGCTGACGATGTGCGGGTGGGGGACCTTTTCCTCTTCACAGACACTGGAGATGTTGCTGACCACGGTGCGGGTGTATTCGCCCAGGGTGTAATTGGTCGAGCTTTCGCTGGATGTGCGGCTTCCGTCGTAGTCGATACCAAGGCCGCCGCCGACGTCGAGGTAGCTGAGTTTGAAGCCGAGTTTGTAGAGTTTGGCATAGTAGCGGGTGGCTTCGCGGACGGCCTTTTTGACCGTGAGGATGTCGGGGATTTGGGAGCCGACATGGAAATGAAGGAGTTGGAAGGCGTCCTCCATGCCTTTTTCCTTGAGCAGGCGCG contains the following coding sequences:
- the speA gene encoding biosynthetic arginine decarboxylase gives rise to the protein MQKRESAWTIEQATQAYNIDRWGADYFSVNGEGEICVHPLQTEGPGLSIHRVVREARQRAIHLPILVRFHDLLRHRVRTINEAFAKAIEEMNYGGQYRGVFPIKVNQLREVVEEIADAGKPYHFGLEVGSKPELMAGLAIHEDPESLLICNGYKDPEFIQMALLGRKLNKKVIMVVEKIEELQRIIEQAERLNVKPLIGIRVRLQTKGAGKWALSGGEGAKFGLSTSDMLEAARLLKEKGMEDAFQLLHFHVGSQIPDILTVKKAVREATRYYAKLYKLGFKLSYLDVGGGLGIDYDGSRTSSESSTNYTLGEYTRTVVSNISSVCEEEKVPHPHIVSEGGRAVVAHHSVLLVEVFGAIEKTKGSPVPAAADDHKMVRELSDLIEKLNKRNRSESLHQALQIKEETLSRFELGLMDLETKAKIETAFWHLAEKIVRYYEGNKSIPEEVRELRTQLGDQFLCNFSVFQSLIDHWALDQLFPIAPIHRLNEAPAHNATLVDITCDSDGKIDRFIDDLDVRETLPMHALNGEPYVLGFFLMGAYQDVMGDLHNLFGPVTEVHVFLDEDEEEGFYIEEVIPGYTIGQVLADVQYEPTQLSRMMKSQIDQAIRGDVLKPNEGMQWLEQYENCLKHPTYLFFPQTPGPAPVDGTA